tattaacctctccaaaACGCTAGATCTTTCCCCTATCTTCATAATCAAGTGGTGGGTCATGGCACTCTCCCCTACCTGATATGGCGATGACTTCGGTGCACTACTGCTATAAAAGCTTTCAGACTTATCTTGAAACTGCCACAAGTCTTCATGCCATTCTTATATGGCCTCTTCCAGAGATTGTCCTTTCTTGTGGACGAGGAATATGACAGTGGCCTATTGTCCCTATTTTTGCCTAGTTTAGGCAACTCGGCATCACGCCCTTTTTATGCAAGGTGTAAATGCCTCTCTAGCACCATTGTCTTTGCTCAAACTCATAATGGTGTCTATGAACATCCGTACTCCCTTATCTAGGCCCTTCTCAAGCTGTAGAACCAAAAGTTGGGTTGGTCTTTCTGTCTTCAGCATCTTGACTAAGGGAACCATACACGATCCCTCTTGCTCCATAACCAtgagttgttggaggtaggggtCGATCACCGTGTGGCATTGATCGAAGAACTTCTTCCTaaggatgatatcaaagatatctaagagAGAGATGATAAAGTTGGTCTTACCTTGCCACTTGCCCAAGGTGATGTCTACTTCATGAGCTACCAGTGTCAGGGTGCATTAATCATCCTAAGGTAGGCGTCACTTGGACTTTAACTTAGCCCCTACTTCTTAGCTGCTGATTCGATCATTATATTGGTCTCTGCACTTGTGTCAAACATTACACGAGTGGGTCGTCCATTAATCGTGATGCCTACATACCGCGCTCTGTAGTTTTTTATCTTTCCTGATTATTTTGTGATAGCTCCGCACAGTCCAATCAGGCCTAATTATGTCATGTCTGAATCTTGATTTTGCTCTTGTGCATCTTTACCCTTCTATTACCATAAgatggcaccaaggttctttAGTTCAGGACACCTTATATAACCATGTGGCCCTTCGCATATGTAGCATCCATTTCATTTCGTAATCTGTGCCTTTTTATCAGTATCACTTCATCGTCCAGCCTTCTTTCCATTGGGCTTATAGGCATCATGGTTTTTGGGATATAATTGTTGCTCTCCTTCACAATCTCCACCACCTTAGTCATGACTACCACTTGTCTCCTCTCCTCTTCCTCGATCATGTTTGTCATGCCTGAAGTCTATCAAAGCTTCGACTTATGTGATGGCTTCATCGATGGTCCTGACTTGTCGGTGTTCCAACTCCATCTTGGCCTAATTTTGTagcccatccatgaagtggaagagcatgTATTCATCCGTGAGGTTGGGGATTTGAAGCGTAAGGGTAGTGAATTCCTTCATATAGGACCGTATGCTACCTGTTTGCTTCAATTCCCTGAACTTGAGCTTCGCCTCATAGATGACgttgttggggaagaaggccttcttgaactcATTTCAGAACTGTTCccaagtgttgatggtgcaTATCCCCTTCCCTATTTCTTACTCTTTGCGCTTCCATCATAACATGGCTATCTCCTAGAGGTATATCACGGCCATGTCGATCCTTGTCTCATCACTTTTCACTTTTTTgcacttgaagtaattctccagGTGCCAAAGGAAGTCCTCCACCTCTTATGCATCACaggcacctttgaacatagGTGGCTTGGGCACCTCAATCTTGGCTTCCCTGTCCATGCTGGACGTCATACATCTTCCCACCTCTATGTCTCTCTTGAGTTCTGCTatctcggccttcatggtctTTATCGTGCTTAGCACATCCATGAGCTGATACTCTAAGAAAGTGATCATCTCCTTCATCTCGTACTCGGCCTCTTTGTGCACATtcaactccttccggatgttgtcattctcctcaagggtgaatACTTCTAGAGTCTTGAACTTACCGTCAGACTTTTTCAAGCGCTTGCCCAATATCTCTACAGCCTGTCGGGCAGCATCCACCCTTGCGATCCACTCCATACCAGGCATGACGTCTATGGGTTCCTCACCTTGCTCATCGTCACTTACCTCAATGACagagggtgagtaggatgttatGGCCTCACTTGGTGTAGTCTCGAGCGACACttcctcatttctcttagagtttttctttcccctgcggtgcttccttccaatatcttgcttgacgttggtggTGTAGTGGCATTGTTGTCTCCCTCACTTGCTATTTCCCCTAGTAGaaccttgctctgataccacattTTCAGGAACTTAGACCTCAACTAAGACTTctgtgcggcacttgacaacttacgaatctttcacgatctggcaagctcaagtaagcctttaaaactAGATTGCTAAAggaacgctagattgtaagaaagacgaCAGCTTTTATGAAGAACGCTTTGTATTACTTCGAAGAATACTGGATTTCTTGATAGTttgttacaaatgaatgccctctctatttatactacttcTAAAGggctcaagtgtaaataaaaattgctatctaagtccttccatatttacaaagaagtctctACTTTAGAATTCTCTatacactctagagaattctagagaactctaagtctttcaagattTATCTACAATATTCTACACACTCTATAGAAATCTAGATCTTTCAATACTAATCTACAAGATTCTAGATTTCTCTAAGTCttttctagaattctcttggacattttagagccttctattaaccttttcaagactctagatctttccTCCATTTTTATGATCAAGTGGCGGATCATGACACTAGGCCAAACTTAGATAAAATCTGAGTTAAGTGAGGTATAGGAAATATCCGATAATGAATTAGAGTTGGTTTATGAGTTTAGATTGTTTGAGCTAGTAGCTAAGACATTAAGAAATTGGTAGCGTCTTACGAAAGTGTGTTCGGGTTAGTAGAACTTCAAAAACAAATTTCGCGTGAAGTGGTTACTTTAGAACGTTAAGGTTTGAGGTGTGTTGCAAAATGGAGTCTTGGGACATGACTTTCGAGTTTTTGTCCCCGTATTCACTATGTCAGGGCCTCTATAGGGGAATAGTCAGAGGTTTAATGTCAAAAAAGtctcaaaaatattattcttttgCAATTTCATTCTTTGAAGAGTAGGGGGCGACCTAGGGCTATTTCTTTTCAGTTTTCACAAATTTCTTCGGTAAAAGTAAGTTAATCATTCCTCTAAtttgtaatttgattcttaGATCTTAGAATCTATAAGAATTCTATTAAGGGAAAGTTTTGGCCTAAAATTAAGGGTGAAAAAAGCCCTAATTAGGTGAGATGATTATGAAATTGGTCAAGGGttggattttgatataatccgaGTAATGTAGGTCATTGTTCATTGATTTCTTGTattctttgtttattttagaTCAAGAATGAgccaaaacattaaaaaaacaaaaagactTCAGCTCTTTAGAGTTTCCAAGACttgtttcgaggtaggtgatggtcgtATTTTCCCATTTGTGTTATATATGCCTGTTAACTACTTCACTAGTATTGCATGCATGACATATGATtagggaaaaaggaaaaaacatgAATTGAAATGATATCTTGTGATtaaattgcatgcaatgaatgtATTGCTTGGTTGTACAAATGTGTGTGCCTATTCATTACAGTTGTGATTGTGATGTATGAATTCATGTTTTATAGGGTACCATGCTGGTACATTTGGATTGGGTACCATGTCGATACAATTTGATCGGGTACCACACTGTACATTGAAAAATGTATCACATTGGTACACTAACTATTAGAACGGGTACCACGCCAGTACACTAACAATTTGGGTATGAGTTCTATGAGAGGACCATTGTTTGACTATTGCATTTTGATTGAGTATGTTTCACTATATAATGATTCAAGAGTTGGCATAATTGTGATGTGAttgtatacaacaacaaccaaaaccCAGTGAAATcacacaatgtggggtctggggaaggtaaagtgtacgcagaccttactcttaccaaggtaggatgactGTTTTTGAAAGACCATCAGCTCAAAAAAGCATacaaagaggttagataaggctaagaagttcaaagcgatataggAAAGTAAATAACGACAGCAACACatatagagtaatcaaagtacagaaagtaatagataacaAGAGAAATCAGAGCACTAGAAATTATAATgcgctaatacgcctactaataaggaagaataacgagactatgtactatcCTTCTACCATAATGTGGGTCCTCTACACCCTCCAATATAAGGTCATGTCCtgggtaagctgtaactgtgtcatgtcctgtctaatcacctctccctaatatttcttcggcctacccctacctcttctaaaaccatccatgaccaacctctcatacctccgcattggggcatctgtgtctatcctcttcacatgtccaaaccatctcagtcgcatttctcgcatcttgtcttttaccgaggccactcctaccttatctcgaatagcctcgtttctaatcttgtcgctcctggtatgccatacatccatctcagcattctcatcttggcaactttcatcttttgaatatgagagaccttaactgacCAACACTTCGccaacttgcccttaagttgtggtggcactttcttgtcatatagcacaccggaagcgagccttcatttcatccaccctgcctcAATACGGTGtatgacatcatcatcaatatccCCCTGCCTTGCATGATAAACCCAAGGTACTTGtactactttttttttggatggcctggtcaccaagtcTAACTttcgcgccaacctcctgaggtgtctcactgaacttgcactctaagtactctgtcttggtcctactcaacttaaaccctttaaactccaaggtatgtctccaaacctccagcGTAGTGTTAACTCCACTACAAGTCTCATCGattaggactatgtcatccacaaaaagcatacaccatggcacctcaccttgaatttatcgcgtcaatccacctatcaccaaggcaaataaaaatggactgagAGTTGaaccttgatgcaaccccatcataactggaaaatgctctgagtcccctcctactatctttaccctggttttggcaccctcgtacatgtccttgatcaccgtAATGTACGTCAcaagtacacctttagcctctagacatctccatagtatctctcgcggaactttatcataagccttttctatgtcaatgaataccatatgcaagtccctctttctttccctatactgctccaccagtctccttataagatggatgacttctgtagttgagcgtcccggcataaatctgaactggttctctgaaatagacacacctctcctcaccctcatctccatcactctttcccacactttcatagtatggcttagaagcttgatacctctatagttgttgcagctatGGATATCCTCATTGTTACCTTATTATGTTGTAGTTTCTTGTTTATATTTCATTTAATAAAAATGGCCGCGTGATCCTATCAATACACTTTTGTTGTGTATAAATACTACACTTGTTTTTTCTTTGTGAGTACAAGACATATTTAGACGGTTTTGAGTCACATTTGTTTGGAATGAAGATGGATGAACAGGAACTTGAGTCTAGAACTGATGAAATTCGGGAAAAACATGGAAGCGGTCACTATGCTGGACCTCAGTTAGGAGATCATTGATTGTTCGGATTCAAGGATAAGCTAGTTCTTTCGGGCTACCATAGATTTATCTTAACTCTCATTCCTTTCTTTTCGGACTCaattttttagatatttattttatatttattatttttagggTTGCATCCCTTTATTCTAGACTGTTAgctagagttttggtacaatgactttcagatttttgaGGGTTAATTTCCGCATGTTCTTGATGAATTACccgagtttatgggaactcaacttGTAAACTATACTTAAGCCGTTTTCCCACTTATTAACTGTTTGTTGTTAATCGCGTGTCATGGTTGAGTTAGTATTGGTTCTTCCACCGGAggattagtgtgggtgccacttaCGACGGATCAAGATCGTGATAAGTTAAAGGTCATGGACTGGGGTTGCGAAATCATAAGGTTAGTTTAAATTTGAGAATGTCCAAATGAGTTTAACATAAATGAACGAGCCATTGACCCGCTTAAATGTTATTTGGGATGAAGTGAGTTTAATTGATATGAGCTAAAAATCGGATCATAATCTAAACCCACCAAATTCTTCCAATAacaaagggcagcccggtgcactaaagctcacGGTGTGCGCAGGATTCGAaaaagggcccgaccacaagggtcggGAAATAACAATTGGTTTTAAATACTTGTAAAATTTTCTTCTGAATTAAAATGTGTCTTAAAGTTACAAAAATTTTAGATAAATTTTTCTTCCGAATTAAACACATGTCTTTAAAGTTACAAGCTTTTTCACCacaaatatcattttctcattgAAAAACAACTATTTTCCGATATTGTAAGGTATTTTTTTGGGTACAATATTAACAACCTAGAATATAAAACTAAGAAGAAATTAGATGAAaaggaaagaagttatcaaggaCCAAAGTTAAAGTGGAAGAACAAAAGTTGGACAGAAATGACAAGTCCCAATCTAATACAAAGTGGATTGAAACCATAAAGGATACACACACATAAGTGTATTAGAAATTGTGTTTCGTATTTGCTATTGAGTTGGATTTTAATTATGACTGAATTTTAAATTGGGAGAAATGAATTCTAGTTAGTAAAATATAGGGATATAAGAATTActcttccattttaaaaaaaatgtcctactttattttttagtctatttaaaaaaatgacatttttttatAACACTTTAATCAGCTTTCTACGTGGCatatttaagaccacaaaattaaaaaatatattatacatgacATTACTTTAATTTAGAACCACAAAGtttactttattttcttaaactctgtatcaagtcaaactaagattattctttttgaaaccgaagaaatacataatttaaggacaaatatatttctaaaattaGAGACAAGGTTaattttgttgaaaaaaaatagaaaagataaAATACTCTCTCTGTCAGTATTTAGTtgtcattatactaaaaatacttattttaaaatagttgttaatttatataattaagagataattaaatattattttttataatttttttcttaatattaattattctaaaagTAAGAGAcacatttataaataaaaattaaataattaatatgaaatatattagtcaaataataattttaattaatttttttattaagaatTGTGCTAAATCTTATTATGACAATTAAAAAGAAAGGGGGAAGTATAACTTTTATCAAATATTTCGAGTTCAAGCcctgaaaatgaaaaaaatcatgtgaGTATCATCTCCTTCGAATGGACGCGATCCGAATttaatgaaaaacaaaaaaaaatatgatacttTTCTGTTTTGATTTTACAACTATAGCCCTTGTACAAACCTAAACGTTGTTCTAAATACCACTCTTTGCATTTCTCAAACCCTAAAGCTTCGATTATCTGTTTTGCGCAGCCAGAGCCCAGACGTTTAGCAAAGCTCTCTCTTCTATTCCTCTTCCAAAGGTTCGATCTATATACTCTTTTTCTGCGTATTATTTATAATTGTGTTCTCTCAGTGATCTTGTGCTTGAattatgattaatttttttttaaaaaaattagatttgaATTGTTATGGATAATTATGCTGATACTTTGATGTTATGTGATTGTAAAATTGGTTtcagtatatataatatatatatatatatattttgttggTCGATTTGTTTTTTTCTGCGTATAGATTCAGATCTGTTGATGTATATATAACCACCTGGAAATCAATTGAATAATAAATCTACAACTATTTGCATGTTTTGAAAAACTTTTGGTGAATTCTGTATGGATAGATATTTGTTGTGATGGAGAAATGTTTTTAACTGCTTTCCTTAGTAGGTGTGTTGTGAGTTTGTCAATAAAATAATTTGCTTCAAATTAGTTGTTATGGACTgtcaaaaaatgtttttttcaaGGAGAACTACACAACTGTTGCTTCATATCATTTCTATATCAACAATAAATGCTCAGAATTTTTCAAAATACGATTTTTAGAATGCTAAAAATTGTGTGATTTCCCATGATAGATCATTCTTGTACCCCACACGTACCTTAGGCAATTCCTTAAGGACAGAATTTACATACTACTGGTCTAGTATATTAATCTTCTATGTTAGATTTATAAGTTTCTCATCATTCAATATCTAAGATAACGATTAGCTGAGAGTCTGCTCAAATATATGTTCCTTTTGGAAATTAGTTTTGGTATCCATggtttttaaaaaagtaatacTTGGTCTTTTTTTTTGATGATCTTCAGTTTCTAAGGAATCATGGGTAAGGAGAAGATTCACATCAGTATTGTGGTCATTGGCCATGTCGACTCTGGGAAGTCTACTACTACTGGTCACTTGATCTACAAGCTTGGTGGTATTGACAAGCGTGTTATTGAGAGGTTCGAGAAGGAAGCTGCTGAGATGAACAAGAGGTCATTCAAGTATGCCTGGGTGCTTGACAAACTTAAGGCCGAACGTGAGCGTGGTATCACCATTGATATTGCTTTGTGGAAGTTTGAGACCACCAAGTACTACTGCACTGTCATTGATGCCCCCGGACACAGGGACTTTATCAAGAACATGATCACTGGTACCTCCCAGGCTGACTGTGCTGTCCTGATTATCGACTCCACCACTGGTGGTTTTGAAGCTGGTATCTCTAAAGATGGTCAGACCCGTGAACATGCGTTGCTTGCTTTCACCCTTGGTGTCAAGCAAATGATTTGCTGCTGTAACAAGGTTTGCTTTTATTGATAGACGGAACTAATTGTTATTTTGAGCAGGATATATCATACTAATTCTGTTACTTTTTTGCAGATGGATGCTACCACTCCCAAATACTCCAAGGCTAGGTATGATGAAATCGTGAAGGAAGTTTCTTCCTACCTCAAGAAGGTCGGTTACAACCCTGACAAGATCCCATTCGTCCCCATCTCCGGTTTTGAAGGAGATAACATGATTGAGAGGTCTACCAACCTCGACTGGTACAAAGGCCCAACCCTCCTTGAGGCTCTCGACCAGATTAATGAGCCCAAGAGGCCATCAGACAAACCCCTTCGTCTTCCACTTCAGGACGTTTACAAGATTGGTGGTATTGGAACTGTCCCTGTTGGTCGTGTAGAGACTGGTGTGATCAAGCCTGGTATGGTTGTGACCTTTGGCCCTACTGGTTTGACAACTGAAGTCAAGTCTGTAGAGATGCACCATGAAGCTCTCCAGGAGGCACTCCCTGGTGACAATGTTGGGTTCAACGTTAAGAATGTTGCTGTTAAGGATCTAAAGCGTGGTTATGTTGCGTCAAACTCCAAGGATGACCCAGCTAAGGGGGCAGCCAGCTTCACCGCCCAGGTCATCATCATGAACCATCCTGGCCAGATTGGCAATGGATATGCACCAGTGCTTGACTGCCACACTTCCCACATTGCTGTCAAGTTTGCTGAGATCTTGACCAAGATTGACAGGCGTTCAGGTAAGGAACTTGAGAAGGAGCCTAAGTTCTTGAAGAATGGTGATGCTGGTATGGTTAAGATGATTCCCACCAAGCCTATGGTTGTTGAGACCTTTGCTGAGTACCCACCATTGGGTCGTTTTGCTGTGAGAGACATGAGGCAAACTGTTGCTGTCGGTGTTGTCAAGAATGTTGACAAGAAGGATCCAACTGGTGCCAAGGTCACCAAAGCTGCTCAAAAGAAGAAGTGAGGCTGTGCATTTGATGATCATGGATGAACTAGTTTTGTTTATTTGCATCAGTTTTTTCCAATTTTGTTTTGGACAACATTTTACCAGTTTTGGGTATGGCTACAGAAGCTATTGTCATGGTTCTCTAGCCTCTTTTGAGGATAGTGGAGTAATTGAGCATTTTGGTTCCGACCAAATTGCTTGATGGGCAATGACAATAGCACTCTGGTGGTTGTTTCTTTACCTGGTTTTATATCACATTTAATGATCAATTTTAGTCGGTCACTGCAAAACTTATTTTAACTTATTGTGAAATTTTGAGCATATTTCCTTCTCAGATTTTGTTCCATTTTCATGTTTGGTTTCTCGATATTTGAGTTGTTGCTTGCTGCAGTGGTTCATTTAAATATTTCAACAGCCATTTATGCTTTGAACATTTTCTGAAAAGGAAAAGTAGCTGCCATTTATTTAGCTGTAGTCATCGagtttgtctttttctttttgctgTGCCTACTCAGTTCAACCATTTGATTTCTCTGTTTAAGAGAAATTTTGTCTCACTTTTATGATGTATTCTTTAATCAGTGAACTCTTCCTTGGCCAATTACTTTGGTTCTGGTCCTCTTTAACAAGGCCAAAATGGTGGAATAGTGCGTTAACTGAAATGATATTTTGTGAGCAAATTGTCTCCATATTAGCATCTAATAAATCTTTTTAACTTGCTGAGTTGTTTGAATTTAAAAGGAGAGCACCAACCCTTATTTCTTTATATTGTGGGTGATTCCCCCATCCATACAAGTCCTAGAGAGATTCATTCCTGCAAATTGGAATTTTGTGGCTAAACCAAAGGTATTCCATCACAATGATGGATACTTTTTGGTTTGTTTGCTGATTTTGATTTTAGAGCTGAGATTTTGCCAACACTTGCTCTATGAATAAAATTGCTTTATGGACTCTTTCGAATTGAGAATGCTTTGGGCATCCTTCTATATGCGGATGAAAGAGTAACCACCATTGAAAGGAATCCTGGTGAAGAATATTTACTAGGAAGCTACTAAGGTCCTAGACCCCAATGGAAAATTATTTGAACAACCAATGGAATATGATTGAATTCCTGAATATTGTCTCAAGTGTAGGTCATACATGTAACCCTATTCCACAAAGGGCTAAACCTacttttaagtcatttttagctttTGAGAGTGTTTGACAAagttaaaaataacttaaaagaagttaaaaatgact
This Solanum dulcamara chromosome 8, daSolDulc1.2, whole genome shotgun sequence DNA region includes the following protein-coding sequences:
- the LOC129901501 gene encoding elongation factor 1-alpha, with product MGKEKIHISIVVIGHVDSGKSTTTGHLIYKLGGIDKRVIERFEKEAAEMNKRSFKYAWVLDKLKAERERGITIDIALWKFETTKYYCTVIDAPGHRDFIKNMITGTSQADCAVLIIDSTTGGFEAGISKDGQTREHALLAFTLGVKQMICCCNKMDATTPKYSKARYDEIVKEVSSYLKKVGYNPDKIPFVPISGFEGDNMIERSTNLDWYKGPTLLEALDQINEPKRPSDKPLRLPLQDVYKIGGIGTVPVGRVETGVIKPGMVVTFGPTGLTTEVKSVEMHHEALQEALPGDNVGFNVKNVAVKDLKRGYVASNSKDDPAKGAASFTAQVIIMNHPGQIGNGYAPVLDCHTSHIAVKFAEILTKIDRRSGKELEKEPKFLKNGDAGMVKMIPTKPMVVETFAEYPPLGRFAVRDMRQTVAVGVVKNVDKKDPTGAKVTKAAQKKK